The nucleotide sequence TCCCAGCCGCGCACCGATTCGCCCGGCCCGACGGCCTGAAGTTGCCCTGCGCCGGGCCGGGGGTGAAGGCGCGAAATCAGCCGCCCGGTCCTGGGCCGCCCCGCCGGGTAGGGCAGGGTGTGGTCCTGGCCGAGCAGCCGGACGTGTTCCAGCGGGTGGGCCAGCACCGGATAGCCCAGCCGCGCCGCGAGAAAGGCGTTTCCCGCGTGGTCGATGTGGCTGTGGCTGACCACCACCGCGTCGGGGTCGAAGGAGCGCAGCAGCCGGGTGAAAGCGGGCGCGTGGTTCACCGTGCCGGTGTCGAGCAGCACCCGGCCCTGCGGCGTGCGCAGCAGGTAGACGTTGGCGTACAGCGTGGTCCGGGCCACGCCGGGGAAAAGCGGCTCGATGTTCACGCGCCCGAGTGTAGTCGCCCTGGCCGGGGCCGCGCCGTCACGGGTGCCCTCACTTTCATAGGAAACTCCAGGAGACCCCGTGCTTTAGCGCGGGGAGGAATGGAGACGACGCCGTAGGCGGCGAGACATAGGCCGAAGCCTCTCGCTTCAATTTCTTCACCATGCTA is from Deinococcus wulumuqiensis R12 and encodes:
- a CDS encoding MBL fold metallo-hydrolase encodes the protein MNIEPLFPGVARTTLYANVYLLRTPQGRVLLDTGTVNHAPAFTRLLRSFDPDAVVVSHSHIDHAGNAFLAARLGYPVLAHPLEHVRLLGQDHTLPYPAGRPRTGRLISRLHPRPGAGQLQAVGPGESVRGWEVVHLPGHTDGQIGLRRGGVLLAADAVLGHPRTGAHLPREVYNWNHAVALHTLGRMAALDLQAVLPGHGPALSIAQLRARAGRDVAPGAGE